The following coding sequences are from one Sphingobium sp. Cam5-1 window:
- a CDS encoding inorganic phosphate transporter: MEAHLAFPLLVALIGIALAFDFLNGLHDAANSIATIVSTRVLKPQYAVAWAAFFNFIAFLFFGLHVAETVGKGIVDASIIDPPVIFGALMGAIAWNLITWGLGIPSSSSHALIGGLLGAGTAKAGLGAVVWSGVFKTSAAIVLSPAIGLILALLLVLIISWIFRRFTPQGADRVFRKLQLVSASLYSLGHGGNDAQKTMGIIAVLLYSQGMLTGGFHVPFWVVISCQAAMGLGTLLGGWKIVHTMGSKITRLTPAQGFCAETGGAMTLFLATHLGVPVSTTHTITGAIVGVGASRRLSAVRWNVASSIVIAWVVTLPAAALIGAGFYGLTRLF, encoded by the coding sequence ATGGAAGCCCATCTCGCCTTTCCACTGCTCGTCGCCCTGATCGGTATCGCGCTCGCCTTCGACTTCCTGAACGGCCTGCACGATGCCGCCAACTCGATCGCGACGATCGTATCGACGCGCGTGTTGAAGCCGCAATATGCGGTGGCCTGGGCCGCCTTCTTCAACTTCATCGCCTTCCTCTTCTTCGGCCTGCATGTCGCCGAAACCGTGGGCAAAGGCATCGTTGACGCCAGCATTATCGACCCGCCGGTTATCTTCGGTGCGCTGATGGGCGCCATCGCCTGGAACCTCATCACATGGGGCCTGGGCATCCCCTCCTCCAGCAGCCATGCGCTGATCGGTGGCCTGCTGGGCGCAGGAACCGCCAAGGCCGGGCTAGGCGCGGTGGTATGGAGCGGCGTGTTCAAGACCAGTGCTGCTATCGTCCTTTCCCCTGCGATCGGCCTCATCCTGGCGCTGCTGCTGGTCCTGATCATCAGCTGGATATTCCGCCGCTTCACGCCCCAAGGCGCGGATCGGGTCTTCCGCAAGCTCCAGCTCGTATCGGCGTCCCTCTATTCGCTCGGCCATGGCGGCAATGATGCGCAGAAGACGATGGGGATCATCGCGGTTCTGCTATATTCGCAGGGCATGTTGACCGGCGGTTTCCACGTTCCTTTCTGGGTAGTGATTTCCTGTCAGGCGGCGATGGGCCTTGGCACGCTGCTCGGCGGATGGAAGATCGTCCACACGATGGGGTCGAAGATTACGCGCCTTACTCCGGCTCAAGGCTTCTGCGCTGAGACGGGCGGGGCAATGACGCTATTCCTAGCGACGCATCTAGGCGTGCCTGTTTCAACCACGCACACGATTACCGGCGCGATCGTCGGCGTCGGCGCATCTCGCCGCCTGTCGGCCGTCCGGTGGAACGTGGCCTCCAGCATCGTAATCGCCTGGGTGGTGACGCTGCCCGCCGCCGCTCTGATCGGCGCCGGCTTCTACGGCCTGACACGACTGTTCTGA